In the Streptomyces sp. 3214.6 genome, GACGTAGCCGTCCCCGCGGACGTGGATCTCGTACTGCTGGGGGGTGAGATCGCCACGGGCGAGGACCTCGTGGACGGCCAGTTCGAGGGTGATGCGGGTCTCGGGGTGGGCGGTGAGGTCGGCGTCGGTCTCGAAGCGGATCGACGGCTGGGCGGGCTCGTCCGCGCCCCCGCCCAGTCGGCGTACCGTCTCCTCGCTCACCGTCGCGAACGCCGGGCCGGTGTCGGTGCCCTCGGTTTCGACGGCGGCCGCCTCCGCGTGGAACTCGCCCGTCGTGTGGCCCGCGCGTTCGTCGATCAGGCCGCCGATGCGGTCCAGGAGTTCGCGGGTGCGGCCGCGGGTCGTGCGGGGCAGGGTGCGCAGAAGGAGGTCGCGTACGCCCGGCCGGAAGTCGTAGGAGCCGGGCGGGCCGGGGACGGTCGTGAGCATGCCGCTGAGAATGACCTCGGCCAGCTGCGCCGGGCGCGGGTCGCGGTTCACGGCGCGTTGGACCAGGCGCATCACCGGCACGGAGGGCACCGCGAGGGCCAGATGGCCGGCCAGCCGGAAGGCCTCCGGGGAGGCGGTGGCGCGGAAGCGCAGCACCAGGTCCTGGGCGGGGAGGCGGGCCGGGTCGGGGGCCTGCGGTCCGGCGGAGAGGGGCGGGGCCGGGGCCGGTGGGAGCCAGGCCGCCGCGCCCGGGGTGTGGGCGCCGCCGGGGCCCGCCACCAGCGCCGCCCAGTTGGCCAGCCAGGGCGCGCCCGGTTCCAGGACGGGCAGGGGGAAAGACGCGGCCGGCGGCGGCTCGGCCTCGGGGTCGTAGGGGGTGAACGTGACGGCGGAGAGCGGGGCCGCCGCGGTGGGGGAGGTGAGCAGCCCCGGCTCGGCCGGCAGCGCCGTCGTCGGCCACAGGCGCTCGGGGAGCGGCTGGACGACGGCCAGCGGCATCCGCGTCGCCCAGTGCCGCAGGGTGCCGTACCAGAGCTCGCCCGCCGGGCCGGGGCGCCACTGCGGGCCCATGCAGTCGCTGACGACGAGCGTGACCGTACGGCCGTCCGCCGGGTCGGGGACGTGCCGGGCGCGGCCGTCGGGGGTGGCCGGATGCAGGGTGACCGTGCGGAAGACGCCCGACTGGGCCAGGACGGTGTGCAGTTCACGGATGAGGGGCCGCCAGACCGGCATCGTCGGCCCCGTGTCGTGGACGAGGCTGAGGCGCAGCCAGCGGTCGCGCGCGGGCCGCAGGACGGGCAGCCAGACGTCGGGGTGGGCGCCCAGCCGGGCGATGCGGTCGACCGTCGCCCGCTCGTCGAGGAGCCGGGCGCGCACCGACGGCACCGTCCGCTTCAGCGGGCGCAGGGCCCGCTGGAGGGCGAGGGGGTGGGGGAGCATCGGCGGCGCGGGCGCGAGGACGGGCCTGCCGGCGGAGGCGGTGGGGTGCGCGGGGTCCTTGTGCGGTTCCGGGGTGGGGAGGTGCAGGGGAACGCGGTCGGCGGGGGACGGGGGCCGGGATGCGGGGAGGGGCGGGGAAGCTGCCGGCCGGTTCTCGCGGTCGGCGGGCGTGGGGTCGGCGGCCGGCTCCGGGGGCGCCGACGGGGCCACCGACGGAGGCGTGGCCCCGACGCCGCTCGGGTCCCCGCAGGGACCTGCCTCCGGGCCGCCCAACTCCCCGGCCAGCCACAGCAGTTCGGCCAGCTCACGGGGTGTGGGCGCCGTGCCCGACGCGGCCGTCAGCAGTGCGCTCAGCCGTTCCAGGGCGGACGGGCCACCCCTCGCCGGGTCCTCCCCCGACGGGTCTGTCCTTGGCGGCTCCTCCCTCGGCGGGTCTGTCCTTGGCGGGTCCTCAGAAGCCATCGCCGTCCGCCGTCGTGGTCAGGTAGGGCATCAGCTGCTCCGCCAGGGCGTCGCGGGAGTCCGCGTCGAGGCCGGCGACGCCGGTGAGGTAGAGGGCGTTCAGGAGCTGGTCGGTGGCGAGTTCGCCGTCGGCCGCCCGGGTCAGGAAGCGGTTGATGAGGTGTTCCGCCTCGCCGGGCGGGGTGTCGAGGTGGGCCCGGACGATCTCGGTGAGCTGTGCCCGGTCGGGCCGGCGCAGCTTCAGCCGGACGCAGCGGCGCAGGAAGGCGGGCGGGAACTCGCGCTCGCCGTTGCTGGTCAGGACGACGAACGGGAAGGCGCGGCAGCGGACCCGGCCGCGTGTGACGGTGACCGGCGCGTCCGAGCCGTCGGCCAGGACCTCGGCGGTGCCGTCGTCGACGCGGTGGCGGGCCGCGCGCAGGAGTTCGGGGATCTCGTACTGGCCCTCCTCCAGGACGTTCAGCAGGTCGTTGGGCAGATCGAGGTCGCTCTTGTCGATCTCGTCGACCAGGAGGGCGCGGGGACGGTCGTAGGGGAGCAGGGCGGTGCCGAGGGGGCCGAGGCGCAGGTGGTCCTCGACGCCCTCGGCGCCGGAAGGCTCGACCGGCTCCTCGGCGCCGGAGCGGCCGGTCCGTTGACGCCAGGCCACCTGTCGGGCCGCGTACAGCCGGGACAGCGGGTCGTACTGGTAGAGGCCGTCGGCCAGGGTGGAGCGGCTGGTGATGTTCCAGCGCAGCACCGGACCGAGCCCCAGCTCACGCGCCACCGCGTACGCCAGCGAGGACTTGCCGGTGCCGGGCGGACCGGTGACCAGCAGGGGGCGGCGCAGCACCAGGGCCGCGTTGACGAGTTGGACGCTCTCCGGGGTGGCGACGTAGGAGCGGGCGCGGTGGACGCGGTCGGGGGAGACGGCCGCCTCGTCGTCGGCGTCCCGGGGCGGCTGTACGACGGGCTCGCCGTCGAACGCGCGCCAGGGCGGCGGCGCGGGCAGCCGGTCGATGCCGTCGTGGGGCTCGCTGTTCCCGGTGTAGACGGACCAGTGCGGCATGGTTCTCCGAAACTCGGTGTGGCTCGGTGTGGCTCAGTGGGGGTGGTGGGGCGGTCGGGGCGGTAGGGGCGGTAGGGATCGCTGGGTGGAGGGGGGTGGGGGGGGGGGGCGCTGGTGGAGGGGTGGTTCAGGCCACGGGGGAGTGGGCGTGGGCGGGTACTTCGCCGTGCGGGTCGGTGAAGACGCGCGGGTCGTCCCACAGCAGTTGGATGTCGTGCGCCCAGTGGCCGTCCTCGACGTCGGCCTCCTCCCGCAACGCCAGGACGCGGCGCGGGAGTTCGGCGGGCGGGACGCCGGACAGGCAGGTGTCGAGCTCGTCCAGGAACACCTTGCCCGCGCAGCCGTCCCCGCCGGCGCAGGGCTCGTCCGGCCCGGTGGCGCAGCCCTCGCGGGACCAGACGACGATCGGGGCGGGCGCGTTGAGCGAGGATTCGAAGTGGGGGCGGGTGCGGGGCGAGGCCGGGGCGGTGGCGAAGCCGGCGAGACAG is a window encoding:
- a CDS encoding SAV_2336 N-terminal domain-related protein encodes the protein MASEDPPRTDPPREEPPRTDPSGEDPARGGPSALERLSALLTAASGTAPTPRELAELLWLAGELGGPEAGPCGDPSGVGATPPSVAPSAPPEPAADPTPADRENRPAASPPLPASRPPSPADRVPLHLPTPEPHKDPAHPTASAGRPVLAPAPPMLPHPLALQRALRPLKRTVPSVRARLLDERATVDRIARLGAHPDVWLPVLRPARDRWLRLSLVHDTGPTMPVWRPLIRELHTVLAQSGVFRTVTLHPATPDGRARHVPDPADGRTVTLVVSDCMGPQWRPGPAGELWYGTLRHWATRMPLAVVQPLPERLWPTTALPAEPGLLTSPTAAAPLSAVTFTPYDPEAEPPPAASFPLPVLEPGAPWLANWAALVAGPGGAHTPGAAAWLPPAPAPPLSAGPQAPDPARLPAQDLVLRFRATASPEAFRLAGHLALAVPSVPVMRLVQRAVNRDPRPAQLAEVILSGMLTTVPGPPGSYDFRPGVRDLLLRTLPRTTRGRTRELLDRIGGLIDERAGHTTGEFHAEAAAVETEGTDTGPAFATVSEETVRRLGGGADEPAQPSIRFETDADLTAHPETRITLELAVHEVLARGDLTPQQYEIHVRGDGYVVQVHPDAYLLPVLAAALRWLPGPLTDLAEPPRLRVTFRNGPQAPAPPESGALVLLTVHPDLYDDFAHSSAASGPHRFRPLYGDAPDGPPLAWYCPLPAPRAEDEERDLVRGPLLTQDLRQLGIPAPGRTAIVHTRPDGPLTLLDPVDPHGGRPPGPTTYYEVDLSPQHAVHRVSLPSSGKGEFRAAVELSWRVADPVAFVRAEATGVSGRLLAWLLESGSRITRHHSVRRAAGAQRALNTQLGRWPVPGLAVTCAVTLAPDYAPPPQVRTPAAPAARPPAELLADAETVLFGFDGPLTRLFTAPSARAAALDLLSIVAEHRDPEDALAGRPPGDPDVAGRELFAHPLDVLRTFARDRLGPLLRDRLDELELRAVPDAPTTHHSVVLVRTLYGAGRRVGVVTDVCEQAVRRSLEAYRLPLAGVYGRDDDLRRLMPDPHCLLRALRPLGTPAATGVLIGSTLAELAAAKTVGLRFIGLARNPTAEQALTEAGCDATVSSLTPVLEAARTL
- a CDS encoding AAA family ATPase; this translates as MPHWSVYTGNSEPHDGIDRLPAPPPWRAFDGEPVVQPPRDADDEAAVSPDRVHRARSYVATPESVQLVNAALVLRRPLLVTGPPGTGKSSLAYAVARELGLGPVLRWNITSRSTLADGLYQYDPLSRLYAARQVAWRQRTGRSGAEEPVEPSGAEGVEDHLRLGPLGTALLPYDRPRALLVDEIDKSDLDLPNDLLNVLEEGQYEIPELLRAARHRVDDGTAEVLADGSDAPVTVTRGRVRCRAFPFVVLTSNGEREFPPAFLRRCVRLKLRRPDRAQLTEIVRAHLDTPPGEAEHLINRFLTRAADGELATDQLLNALYLTGVAGLDADSRDALAEQLMPYLTTTADGDGF